Proteins co-encoded in one Neoarius graeffei isolate fNeoGra1 chromosome 11, fNeoGra1.pri, whole genome shotgun sequence genomic window:
- the mthfd1b gene encoding C-1-tetrahydrofolate synthase, cytoplasmic isoform X2: MRDAIKPNLMQTLEGNPVFVHAGPFANIAHGNSSILADKIALKLVGPEGFVVTEAGFGADIGMEKFFNIKCRYSGLRPHVVVLVATVRALKMHGGGPTVTAGMPLPKEYVEENLELVEKGFSNLRKQIENAKHFGVPVVVAVNAFKTDTETELNLICKLAKEAGAFDAVTCTHWADGGAGATELGKAVQKATEVPSNFSFLYDLELPIADKIRIIAQKIYGADDIELLSEAQHKVELYTKQGFGNLPICMAKTHLSLSHDAEKKGVPTGFVLPIRDIRASVGAGFLYPLVGTMPTIPGLPTRPCFYDIDLNPVTGEVIGLF, from the exons ATGAGAGATGCCATCAAACCCAACCTTATGCAGACCCTCGAG GGAAACCCTGTGTTTGTTCACGCCGGCCCTTTCGCCAACATCGCCCATGGGAACTCATCCATCCTGGCTGATAAGATTGCTCTGAAGCTTGTAGGGCCTGAAGGATTTGTAG TAACCGAGGCAGGCTTTGGTGCAGACATCGGCATGGAGAAGTTTTTCAACATTAAGTGTCGTTACTCTGGGCTGCGGCCTCACGTGGTGGTGCTGGTGGCCACAGTGAGGGCACTGAAGATGCACGGGGGTGGACCAACA GTCACAGCTGGCATGCCTCTTCCAAAGGAATACGTAGAAGAG AACCTGGAGCTGGTGGAGAAAGGCTTCAGCAACCTGAGGAAGCAGATCGAGAATGCCAAGCACTTTGGTGTGCCAGTCGTCGTAGCAGTCAATGCTTTCAA GACGGACACTGAAACCGAACTGAATCTGATCTGTAAGCTGGCTAAAGAGGCAGGAGCCTTTGACGCAGTGACCTGCACTCACTGGGCAGACGGGGGCGCTGGAGCCACAGAGTTGGGCAAAGCTGTGCAGAAAGCTACAGAGGTACCCAGCAACTTCAGCTTCTTGTATGACCTTGAG ttgcccATTGCTGATAAGATCAGAATAATTGCACAGAAGATTTACGGAGCAGATGATATCGAGCTCCTCTCCGAAGCCCAGCATAAAGTAGAGCTCTATACCAAACAG GGTTTTGGCAATTTGCCCATCTGTATGGCAAAAACCCATTTGTCTCTCTCTCACGATGCTGAAAAGAAGGGTGTGCCCACTGGGTTTGTCCTGCCTATTCGTGATATTCGTGCGAGCGTTGGTGCTGGGTTTCTCTACCCATTAGTTGGCACG ATGCCCACCATACCAGGCCTCCCGACACGCCCATGTTTCTACGACATCGATCTGAACCCAGTGACCGGAGAAGTCATCGGACTCTTCTAA